The Puntigrus tetrazona isolate hp1 chromosome 19, ASM1883169v1, whole genome shotgun sequence genome has a segment encoding these proteins:
- the setdb1a gene encoding histone-lysine N-methyltransferase SETDB1-A isoform X5, giving the protein MKGLYGMMGLEYRDEDSEDEGGGIPLDILQVTDEVEDKQKNSVLNGDDDDIIVIDLGATKENLEPMLEKVTVAYQKSSRLIQDLVQMVNKTSSVSSASPSSSDISNRPSSASTPETSCSELVAPKLEIQENPIGIVRNESLPKAPEMSSLLSNSEQYKPVAGYKSDSKPTIKTEPQLTAITPWEMNISKDHETSAALNSPSLNLIKTEPQSTAVSPSETPETFASPHFGSITTVKTEPHVTLIKSDMTSPPGTSKPFRIECIASIKTEPLLRALTPQMSLLERDSEKSSNLHSDHEATSNTTLAFPEILRTKSASMETDPQVPLVTCSEMSSSSSYSEQMEIDACDYITNRETNLTEPELKTEVASLLSSCEEAETNASRDSSDKTEKLKTRGKSVTKSGSKTRLRSSKKTVPVGSTSSPQTETTTVQSPAESNDDRSETEEFSVSPADSDYEPPESQSESLSDSDYEPPKSKSKSSRDSDCEPPTSKSESSKESHFEPPKSQSESSRDNDFEPSKSQSECNTVDDADDASSNGASAEPASPDGSSKSSSSESSKQQEHKEIKLKVGMAVLAKRSHNLWCKGTVQDVQTEEHGLRYKVEFKNGEEFVLPAYHVASLQPPVLKDLFIGCRVVASSTDDGGKTSYNAAVLVELPERKNRMRFLVFYDDGHAAYLALPDLHLVCRQLKKVWKDIEDETLQLQVKEYLSVYPNPIAVVLRAGQDTKAIRNGKFEACTVLQLDGSLIQICFKKDKQKEWIYKGSDKLEHIVNIKKRLSKDKPQKSHTQHEPQQTSQQQPLQQQPSQPKTQQQQQPSQPKTQQQQQPSQPKTQQQQQPSQPKTQQQQQPSQPKTQQQQQPSQPKTQQQQPSQTKTQQQQTSQPKTQQQQPSQPKTQQQQPSQQKTQQPAITGNATPQRNTTSSSLTAVPSATLTSTTVTSTAVSPVRVTRRSDTVAKTSSVSPQMIMSAAFQPKVILQRLSVSNLRSAKRPVPDEEEENVSEGKGCVSMKPQQKSVYLHHRCCPSCLDAVRPSEVDMHLGQNPLLIPLLFKFRRMTARRRIDGKVFFHIFYRSPCGRGLCDMREVQEYLLETRCDFLFLEMFCMDPFVLVNRARPPSTSTGTPHLYLQDISEGKEVLPVPCINEVDNTLAPNISYTKDRVLAPGVSINTSPDFLIGCDCTDGCRDRSKCACHQLTIEATSLCNGGPVDSSAGYTHKRLPTTLPTGVYECNSLCRCDPRMCSNRLVQHGLQLRLELFMTQHKGWGIRCKDDVAKGTFVCVFTGKIVNEDRVNEDDTVSGNDYLANLDFIEGVEKVKEGYESEAYCSDTEVEANKKTITMKTGPLWKNTIYQEESSSGEEREELMELDTEQEKIGVNHGYSGERKLSHKTHERFKDAQKNVKQMREDGEGTSGPKRCFAIKSFQRRVKPLETSDAKNEKMRKAVTGNNTRRLFNGEETCYIINARQEGNLGRFINHSCSPNLFVQNVFVDTHDLRFPWVAFFASKRIKAGTELTWDYNYEVGSVEGKVLLCCCGSLRCTGRLL; this is encoded by the exons ATGAAGGGTCTTTATGGAATGATGGGACTCGAATACCGAGATGAAGATTCGGAGGACGAAGGAGGGGGAATACCACTGGACATCCTTCAGGTTACAGATGAAGTGGAGGATAAGCAGAAAAATAGTGTGCTAAATGGAGATGATGACGATATCATTGTCATTGATCTGGGAG CCACCAAAGAAAACTTGGAACCAATG cTTGAAAAGGTGACTGTGGCCTATCAGAAGTCCTCCAGACTCATTCAGGATTTAGTCCAGATGGTAAACAAAACTTCCTCCGTGAGTTCTGCATCACCGTCATCATCTGACATCTCTAACAGACCCTCGTCAGCTTCGACCCCTGAGACCAGCTGTTCTGAATTGGTCGCACCAAAGCTGGAAATACAGGAAAACCCAATTGGGATCGTAAGGAATGAATCTCTACCGAAAGCACCTGAAATGTCCTCGCTTCTCAGCAATTCGGAACAATACAAACCTGTTGCTGGTTATAAGTCAGATTCTAAACCAACAATTAAGACTGAACCACAACTGACAGCAATAACTCCTTGGGAAATGAACATTTCAAAAGATCATGAAACGTCTGCTGCTCTTAACTCTCCATCCTTAAATTTAATTAAGACTGAACCTCAGTCGACAGCAGTGAGCCCTTCAGAAACACCGGAAACCTTTGCCAGTCCTCACTTTGGATCCATCACAACAGTAAAGACCGAGCCTCATGTGACGTTAATAAAGTCAGATATGACTTCACCTCCAGGCACTTCAAAGCCTTTCCGAATTGAATGCATTGCATCTATTAAGACTGAACCTCTGCTGAGAGCATTGACTCCTCAGATGTCTTTGCTTGAAAGAGATTCAGAAAAGTCAAGCAACCTTCATTCAGATCACGAAGCAACAAGTAACACTACACTAGCTTTTCCTGAAATCCTGAGAACTAAATCAGCATCAATGGAGACTGATCCTCAAGTGCCACTAGTGACCTGTTCAGAAATGTCTTCGTCTTCAAGCTATTCAGAACAAATGGAAATCGATGCCTGTGACTATATAACAAACAGAGAAACGAACCTGACTGAGCCCGAGTTGAAGACAGAAGTGGCATCACTGTTGAGCAGTTGTGAAGAAGCCGAAACTAATGCCAGCCGCGATTCCTCAGATAAGactgaaaagttaaaaacaagGGGCAAATCTGTAACAAAGAGCGGTTCAAAGACAAGGCTGAGATCTTCAAAAAAAACTGTGCCTGTAGGCAGCACTTCAAGCCCGCAAACGGAAACAACAACAGTGCAATCTCCTGCAGAAAGTAATGATGATCGCTCTGAAACCGAGGAATTCTCCGTTAGTCCTGCTGACAGTGATTATGAACCTCCTGAGTCACAGTCGGAGTCATTGTCAGACAGTGATTATGAACCCCCTAAATCAAAATCAAAGTCATCGAGAGACAGTGATTGTGAACCACCTACATCAAAATCGGAGTCATCGAAAGAGAGTCATTTTGAACCCCCTAAATCCCAATCAGAGTCATCGAGAGACAATGATTTTGAACCCTCTAAGTCACAATCTGAGTGTAACACTGTCGATGATGCTGATGATGCCAGCAGCAACGGTGCTTCTGCAGAACCTGCCAGTCCTGACGGaa GTTCCAAGTCTTCATCCAGTGAGTCCTCCAAGCAGCAAGAACATAAAGAGATAAAACTTAAAGTTGGCATGGCAGTTTTGGCAAAAAGGTCACACAACTTGTGGTGTAAAGGAACAGTACAAGACGTCCAAACAGAAG agcatgGCCTCAGGTATAAGGTGGAATTTAAAAATGGTGAAGAGTTTGTTCTGCCTGCGTATCATGTGGCCTCTCTGCAGCCTCCTGTACTTAAGGATTTGTTTATCGGCTGTCGTGTTGTGGCCAGCAGCACAGATGATGGAGGCAAGACCTCGTATAATGCTGCCGTGTTGGTTGAGCTTCCTGAGCGCAAGAATCGCATGAG GTTCTTGGTGTTTTATGATGATGGTCATGCAGCTTACCTGGCACTTCCAGACCTTCATCTTGTCTGCAGACAAT TAAAAAAGGTGTGGAAGGACATTGAGGATGAGACATTGCAGTTGCAGGTGAAGGAATATCTCAGTGTCTATCCCAACCCCATTGCTGTGGTGCTTCGAGCGGGGCAAGACACAAAAGCGATACGGAATGGAAAGTTTGAGGCCTGCACGGTGCTCCAGTTGGATGGCAGCCTGATCCAGATCTGCTTTAAG aaagacAAGCAGAAAGAGTGGATTTATAAAGGATCAGACAAGTTGGAACATATCGTAAATATTAAGAAACGTCTGTCTAAagataaaccacaaaaaagccACACGCAACATGAACCACAACAAACGTCTCAACAACAACCACTGCAACAACAACCGTCTCAACCGAAAAcacagcagcaacaacaaccgTCTCAACCGAAAAcacagcagcaacaacaaccgTCTCAACCGAAAAcacagcagcaacaacaaccgTCTCAACCGAAaacgcagcagcagcagcaaccgTCTCAACCGAAaacgcagcagcagcagcaaccgTCTCAACCGAAAACGCAGCAACAACAACCGTCTCAAACGAAAACGCAGCAACAACAAACGTCTCAACCGAAAACGCAGCAGCAACAACCGTCTCAACCGAAAACGCAGCAGCAACAACCGTCTCAACAGAAAACGCAACAGCCTGCTATAACAG GAAATGCCACACCTCAGCGCAACACAACCTCCTCCTCTTTGACAGCAGTTCCCTCAGCAACTCTTACTTCAACGACTGTCACCTCAACAGCTGTATCTCCTGTTCGGGTCACCCGACGTTCTGATACAGTCGCCAAAACATCATCCGTTAGTCCTCAAATGATCATGTCAGCTGCCTTCCAGCCAAAGGTCATCCTCCAGAGGTTGTCAGTCTCAAATTTAAG AAGTGCAAAACGACCTGTCCCTGATGAGGAAGAAGAGAATGTTTCTGAGGGAAAAGGTTGCGTTTCAATGAAACCCCAGCAAAAATCTGTATACCTGCATCATCGTTGTTGTCCATCGTGTCTGGATGCGGTGAGACCGTCTGAAGTTGACATGCATCTTGGTCAAAATCCACTTCTTATACCGCTGCTTTTTAAGTTTCGGCGAATGACAGCTAGAAGGCGCATCGATGGAAAG gtgttttttcacattttctatCGTTCTCCTTGTGGGCGGGGCCTGTGCGACATGCGGGAAGTGCAGGAATACTTGTTAGAAACTCGTTGTGACTTCCTTTTTCTGGAAATGTTCTGCATGGACCCGTTTGTACTTGTGAATCGAGCCCGACCTCCTTCTACATCAACCGGCACGCCTCACCTTTATCTGCAGGACATATCAGAGGGCAAAGAGGTGTTGCCGGTGCCCTGTATTAATGAAGTGGACAATACTCTTGCTCCTAACATCAGTTACACCAAAGACAGAGTTCTAGCTCCGGGCGTTTCAATCAATACCAGTCCAGATTTCTTGATTGGCTGTGACTGCACAGATGGCTGTCGGGACAG GTCAAAGTGTGCATGCCACCAGCTGACCATTGAGGCCACGTCCCTATGCAATGGAGGTCCAGTGGATAGTAGTGCTGGATACACACATAAGAGATTGCCAACCACTTTACCAACAGG GGTGTACGAGTGTAATTCTCTGTGCCGTTGTGATCCGAGGATGTGCAGCAACAGGCTGGTTCAGCACGGCCTGCAGCTGCGGCTGGAGCTCTTCATGACACAGCACAAGGGATGGGGTATCCGCTGCAAAGATGATGTGGCCAAGGgcacgtttgtgtgtgttttcactg GGAAAATAGTAAACGAAGACCGAGTGAATGAAGACGACACGGTGTCTGGCAATGATTATTTGGCCAACCTTGACTTCATTGAGGGTGTGGAGAAAGTGAAAGAGGGTTATGAAAGCGAGGCGTACTGCTCGGACACAGAGGTCGAAGCCAACAAGAAGACCATAACAATGAAAACAGGGCCTTTATGGAAAAACACTATATATCAAGAAGAGTCTAGCAGTGGTGAAG aaagAGAAGAACTTATGGAACTCGACACAGAACAAGAGAAAATAGGAG TGAATCACGGGTACTCCGGTGAGAGAAAGCTATCCCATAAGACACATGAAAGGTTTAAAGATGCTCAGAAGAATGTGAAACAAATGAGAGAGGACG GTGAAGGAACCTCGGGTCCAAAGCGTTGCTTTGCCATAAAGTCATTCCAAAGAAGAGTGAAACCTCTAGAAACCTCGGATGCAAAGAATGAGAAAATGAGGAAAGCTGTAACTGGCAACAACACCCGCAGACTGTTCAACGGCGAAGAGACCTGTTACATCATTAATGCTAGACAAGAGGGCAACCTCGGCCGCTTCATCAAC CATAGCTGCAGTCCAAATTTGTTTGTTCAGAACGTCTTTGTCGACACACACGACCTACGGTTTCCATGGGTGGCTTTCTTCGCCAGCAA GCGCATCAAGGCTGGTACGGAGTTGACGTGGGATTATAACTATGAGGTTGGCAGTGTGGAGGGGAAGGTTCTGCTCTGCTGCTGTGGCTCTTTGCGGTGCACAGGAAGGCTGCTCTGA